A single window of Paenibacillus sp. FSL H8-0537 DNA harbors:
- a CDS encoding ATP-binding protein, whose protein sequence is MKKRVPFLYYFVPIALASFIFIILMTFNSALDKDKPEASRGKLSITAQDQIAGTGSSLDGEWEFYWNQLLEPDDFTAGSAGQAGYIKVPSSWSQHEADGQKHSSKGYATYHLIVQLPEAETELGLVAKGITTAHRMWINGKLVSESGVVGRSETEAVPYMVPSLIRLEAGQTQADIVIQVSNYTQRKAGLFASLTLGEYDSLDHYMKKKLVFESMLIGCMLIMGLYHIVLFILLRKNWESLFFGLICVVLAMKNSSQSQYTLSVLIQSLNDNVLVKIEYLGFLGSAPLFVLFFYFSFPGQVSKRMRNILWIPGGLLTLFIVVTPVQVFTKLALVMQAYAIVIGFVLIQYVFKAAIRRLSGANLMLMGTVVFFITVVNDILMSNDTIRTGIYFPYGLLFLIICLSIIVSIKFSNAIKTNERLSARLLDLDKVKDEFLANTSHELRTPLNGIIGLAQSLLHSMYDRIEDSQRVHLNMIVSSGQRMSYLINDILDYALLKNNDMRLHLTKIDLYQLAQVVLTVVKPLVTGRNLELRNHIRSDFPPIFADENRLQQILFNLIGNAIKYTPSGHVTITAQHFRDYVEIHVEDTGIGIAEDKFEVIFNPFEKLESIDDTGTGLGLKITKQLVELHGGEITVWSKVGQGSLFSFTIRHMGVKGLPISLLEQQQERLNGHALIAVEKERTAVAAHAGTGNRGGSELPASSQRPYRVLIVDDEPVNLQVVIQQLAPLNCVFESATSGSEVLERMEELHEMDLVIADLMMVGMSGYELCGLIREKYNLIELPILIMTASSRDHTIKACFSAGANDYISKPIGRNELVSRVRTLLLLKRSVQEVSFNAQQLAELNEQLSELNTNLEHRIHERTVELERKNKDLSRLELSRRRLLSDISHELRTPMTAIQGYVEAIVSGLVEQEADKKRYLQMVLVKALGLNRLIHDLFELSRLESGKSEMIFLMMTLQELVAKIEDKFMLDVVRAGLHYDFQLAFDSAKLAEYHVVVDMDRITQVLTNLVFNAIQHTGAEGQIRIHCAIEEWEGDDDSVGQLTIRVQDNGAGMQKESLPFVFDRFFRERHDRQAVQGSGIGLAIAKEIIHYHEGEIHVESTLGVGSTFYFTLPLYVLE, encoded by the coding sequence ATGAAGAAACGTGTGCCTTTCCTCTACTATTTCGTTCCGATAGCACTAGCTTCATTTATATTCATTATACTAATGACGTTTAATTCTGCACTAGATAAGGATAAACCTGAAGCGAGCAGGGGGAAGCTGTCAATCACAGCCCAGGATCAAATTGCTGGCACTGGCAGCTCGCTGGACGGCGAATGGGAATTTTACTGGAATCAGCTGCTGGAGCCTGATGATTTTACAGCGGGGAGCGCTGGCCAGGCTGGCTACATAAAAGTGCCAAGCTCATGGAGCCAGCATGAGGCTGATGGACAAAAGCATTCAAGCAAGGGCTACGCCACCTATCATCTTATCGTACAATTGCCAGAGGCGGAAACCGAGCTGGGCCTTGTAGCAAAAGGGATAACAACCGCCCACCGCATGTGGATCAATGGGAAGCTCGTTTCTGAAAGCGGGGTTGTAGGCCGCAGCGAGACGGAGGCAGTGCCGTATATGGTGCCGTCCCTGATTCGCTTGGAAGCAGGTCAGACACAGGCAGACATTGTCATTCAAGTGTCCAACTACACCCAGCGAAAAGCAGGCTTGTTTGCTTCTTTAACTTTAGGGGAATACGACAGTCTGGATCATTATATGAAAAAGAAGCTCGTATTCGAGAGTATGTTGATTGGCTGCATGCTCATTATGGGGCTTTACCACATCGTTTTATTTATCCTCTTGCGTAAAAATTGGGAATCTTTATTTTTTGGCCTTATTTGTGTAGTCCTGGCTATGAAAAACAGCTCCCAATCCCAATACACGCTATCGGTCTTAATTCAAAGCCTAAACGATAATGTCTTAGTGAAAATCGAATATTTGGGCTTTCTCGGGAGCGCCCCGCTATTTGTGCTGTTTTTCTATTTCAGCTTTCCGGGCCAAGTGTCAAAACGGATGCGAAATATACTGTGGATTCCAGGCGGACTGCTGACCTTGTTCATTGTTGTGACGCCGGTTCAAGTGTTTACGAAGCTGGCCTTGGTGATGCAGGCCTATGCGATTGTGATTGGTTTTGTGCTCATTCAATATGTATTCAAGGCTGCCATTAGACGGCTGTCAGGCGCAAATTTAATGCTGATGGGCACCGTTGTTTTTTTCATAACGGTCGTCAATGATATTTTGATGAGCAATGACACGATTCGAACGGGCATCTATTTTCCATATGGGCTGCTGTTTTTAATTATTTGCTTATCCATTATTGTGTCGATCAAATTTTCCAATGCCATTAAAACGAATGAGCGCTTATCTGCGCGCCTGCTTGATTTGGATAAGGTTAAGGATGAGTTTTTGGCCAACACCTCTCACGAGCTGCGTACGCCGCTGAACGGCATTATTGGGCTGGCGCAGTCGCTGCTTCACAGCATGTATGATCGGATAGAAGACAGCCAGCGTGTGCATTTGAACATGATTGTATCGAGCGGTCAGCGCATGTCCTATTTAATTAATGATATATTGGACTATGCTCTATTAAAAAATAATGATATGCGCCTTCATCTAACGAAAATCGATTTGTACCAGCTGGCACAGGTGGTGCTTACGGTCGTCAAGCCGCTCGTAACCGGCAGAAATTTAGAGCTGCGCAATCATATCCGCTCCGATTTTCCACCTATTTTTGCCGATGAGAATCGGCTGCAGCAAATTTTGTTTAATTTAATAGGCAATGCGATCAAATATACGCCTTCCGGGCATGTGACGATAACCGCGCAGCATTTCCGCGACTATGTGGAAATACATGTGGAGGATACGGGAATTGGCATAGCTGAGGACAAGTTCGAAGTCATTTTCAACCCGTTTGAGAAGCTCGAATCGATTGATGATACGGGCACGGGGCTGGGCCTGAAAATTACCAAGCAGCTTGTAGAATTGCACGGTGGAGAAATTACGGTATGGTCAAAGGTCGGTCAAGGCTCATTATTTAGCTTTACCATCCGTCATATGGGGGTTAAGGGCCTGCCGATATCGCTGCTTGAACAGCAACAGGAGCGGTTGAATGGGCATGCGCTCATCGCTGTTGAAAAAGAACGGACAGCAGTGGCCGCCCACGCAGGTACAGGGAATAGAGGCGGTTCAGAGCTGCCCGCATCTTCACAGCGGCCGTATCGCGTGCTCATTGTGGACGATGAACCCGTGAATTTGCAGGTCGTTATTCAACAGCTGGCGCCGTTGAACTGTGTATTCGAGTCTGCTACAAGTGGTTCTGAGGTGCTGGAGCGTATGGAAGAGCTGCATGAAATGGATTTGGTTATTGCCGATTTGATGATGGTCGGCATGTCCGGCTATGAGCTATGCGGCCTGATTAGAGAAAAATACAACTTAATCGAGCTGCCCATATTGATTATGACCGCAAGCAGCAGGGATCATACGATTAAGGCCTGCTTTAGCGCTGGAGCGAATGATTATATCTCGAAGCCGATTGGCCGCAATGAGCTCGTAAGCCGTGTCCGAACGCTGCTGCTGTTAAAAAGGTCCGTTCAGGAAGTAAGCTTCAATGCGCAGCAGCTTGCCGAGTTAAACGAGCAGCTTTCCGAGCTGAATACGAATCTGGAACATCGCATTCATGAGCGAACGGTGGAATTGGAGCGGAAAAACAAAGATTTAAGCCGGCTGGAGCTGTCCCGCAGGCGTCTGCTCAGCGATATTTCCCATGAGCTGCGTACGCCGATGACGGCGATTCAAGGCTATGTAGAAGCGATTGTATCCGGGCTTGTGGAGCAGGAAGCGGATAAAAAAAGGTACTTGCAAATGGTGCTCGTCAAAGCGCTTGGCCTAAACCGTTTAATCCATGATTTATTTGAGCTGTCGCGGCTGGAATCGGGCAAATCCGAAATGATCTTTCTCATGATGACGCTTCAGGAGCTGGTCGCCAAAATTGAGGATAAATTCATGCTCGATGTTGTGCGCGCCGGACTGCATTATGATTTTCAGCTGGCATTTGATTCAGCTAAGCTGGCCGAATACCATGTCGTTGTGGATATGGACCGAATTACGCAGGTGCTGACCAACCTCGTGTTTAATGCGATTCAGCACACGGGGGCCGAAGGGCAGATTCGCATTCATTGTGCAATCGAAGAATGGGAAGGAGATGACGATTCCGTCGGTCAGCTCACGATACGTGTTCAGGATAATGGGGCAGGCATGCAGAAGGAGTCGCTGCCATTTGTATTTGACCGCTTCTTTAGAGAAAGGCATGATCGGCAGGCGGTTCAGGGGAGTGGAATCGGCCTTGCGATTGCCAAAGAAATCATCCATTATCATGAGGGAGAAATTCATGTGGAGAGCACGCTGGGGGTAGGAAGCACCTTCTATTTCACGCTTCCGCTGTACGTTTTAGAGTAG
- a CDS encoding transporter substrate-binding domain-containing protein, whose translation MIGKYDRLAFCLLLVLVIGIFTTSCASMTQQAHQLAPEKQAHAASPAVTSPIPASSAAPADKAELPVYTEEQLKTYPEDIRDILSRGKLRVALYQEDRYPFFYADDQGVLRGSDVDLANDIALKLGVQAEFIRTAASFNEVINQVSTGEVDIGVSKLSMTLERAKRVLFSDAYLNLKQALLINRLQLAAIGEKGDDVDPLALIQGRGERIGIVAGTSYAGFARELFPNQNQVGYPNSAQLFDGVRQGDVLAAVYDAFEISRYLKKYPSYSLQLQFVQLDDHDDDIAIAVDPKRYHLQQWMNTYLHMEKKEIQKRLENYDI comes from the coding sequence ATGATCGGCAAATACGATCGTTTGGCCTTCTGCTTGCTTTTGGTGTTGGTAATAGGCATTTTTACGACATCATGTGCAAGCATGACACAACAGGCACATCAATTGGCACCAGAAAAGCAAGCTCATGCGGCAAGCCCAGCCGTCACTAGTCCAATTCCCGCAAGCTCTGCCGCTCCGGCTGATAAAGCGGAGCTACCCGTTTATACAGAGGAGCAATTAAAGACTTATCCGGAGGATATTCGGGACATTTTGAGCAGAGGCAAGCTGCGGGTAGCCCTCTATCAGGAGGATCGCTATCCGTTTTTCTATGCAGATGATCAGGGAGTGCTCCGCGGAAGCGATGTTGATCTTGCAAATGACATCGCTCTTAAGCTTGGCGTACAAGCTGAATTTATCCGTACAGCAGCTTCTTTTAATGAAGTGATTAATCAAGTATCTACTGGAGAGGTGGATATCGGGGTTTCCAAGCTGAGCATGACCTTGGAACGGGCGAAGCGGGTTTTATTTTCCGATGCGTATTTGAATTTGAAACAAGCGCTATTGATTAACCGATTGCAGCTTGCAGCCATTGGCGAAAAAGGGGATGACGTTGATCCGCTAGCGCTCATCCAAGGGCGAGGAGAACGGATTGGCATTGTAGCGGGCACCTCCTATGCGGGCTTTGCGCGTGAGCTGTTCCCGAATCAAAATCAGGTGGGCTATCCAAACTCGGCTCAGCTGTTTGATGGCGTGCGGCAGGGGGATGTGCTGGCCGCCGTTTATGATGCTTTTGAAATTTCGCGTTATTTGAAAAAATATCCGTCGTATTCGCTTCAGCTGCAATTCGTGCAATTGGACGATCACGATGATGACATCGCCATTGCCGTCGATCCGAAGCGCTATCATCTCCAACAGTGGATGAATACCTATCTCCATATGGAGAAGAAGGAAATTCAAAAAAGGCTTGAAAACTATGATATTTAA
- a CDS encoding SDR family oxidoreductase, producing MTFRDHVILITGVTRGIGRAIALRFLAEGAVVAGIYVRDDEAAEQLQGDAEKAGGRISLYKGSVSDQAFVANVMKQVFETYGRLDVLVNNAGRTNDQMALFMEEQQWNEVLATNFIGTCYCSQEAVSYMLRLGKGAIINMVSVSGIYGREAQTNYAASKGAIMGLTKLYARLYASKNIQVSAIAPGMIETEMAQGVPPEKLADFLKHTAAGRLGSAEEVADAVMYLARPLASYHAGQTLKIDGGFLR from the coding sequence ATGACCTTTCGTGATCACGTCATACTGATTACGGGCGTAACACGAGGCATTGGCCGGGCCATCGCCCTGCGATTCCTTGCGGAGGGAGCTGTCGTTGCCGGCATTTATGTGCGGGATGATGAAGCAGCGGAGCAGCTGCAAGGCGACGCTGAGAAAGCTGGCGGACGAATTAGCTTGTACAAAGGCTCTGTCAGCGATCAAGCTTTTGTAGCTAATGTGATGAAGCAGGTATTCGAAACGTATGGACGTCTCGATGTGCTGGTCAACAATGCAGGACGCACGAATGATCAAATGGCGCTATTTATGGAAGAGCAGCAGTGGAATGAGGTGCTGGCTACGAATTTTATCGGCACCTGCTACTGTTCTCAGGAAGCGGTCAGCTATATGCTGCGCCTTGGGAAGGGTGCCATTATTAATATGGTGTCCGTCAGCGGCATCTACGGCCGGGAAGCCCAGACGAATTATGCGGCTTCTAAAGGCGCAATTATGGGCTTGACGAAACTGTATGCCCGGCTTTATGCCTCAAAAAATATTCAAGTGAGCGCCATTGCGCCCGGCATGATTGAAACCGAAATGGCTCAAGGCGTTCCCCCAGAGAAACTGGCGGATTTTTTAAAGCATACGGCAGCCGGCAGACTCGGATCAGCCGAGGAGGTAGCGGATGCGGTTATGTATTTGGCGAGGCCTCTGGCTAGTTATCACGCAGGCCAAACGTTGAAAATAGATGGCGGTTTTTTGCGTTAA
- a CDS encoding phosphopantetheine-binding protein: protein MSVEQILDMDTIKQTIKQKLLIDRLKLEDITAEEITDDMILFGEGLGLDSVEAFEVMVGMEELYGVMVEQIPADELKIHLKNVQSIAELIMASQQKGTQGP from the coding sequence ATGAGCGTAGAGCAGATTTTAGACATGGACACCATTAAGCAGACGATTAAGCAAAAACTGCTAATTGACAGGCTTAAGCTTGAGGATATTACGGCGGAGGAAATCACGGACGATATGATTTTATTCGGTGAAGGGCTGGGCCTGGATTCGGTAGAAGCGTTCGAGGTAATGGTGGGCATGGAGGAATTGTACGGGGTAATGGTGGAGCAAATTCCGGCAGATGAATTAAAAATTCATTTGAAAAATGTCCAGTCCATTGCCGAGTTGATTATGGCAAGCCAGCAGAAGGGAACGCAGGGCCCATGA
- a CDS encoding beta-ketoacyl-[acyl-carrier-protein] synthase family protein, producing MKENEQAHRIAVTGIGVLCALGNEPQAVFERMFASETGIGKVTRFNTDALLSSLAGQLDESWREAAFADTAEQSMDWCARYAIAAAKQALHSSGLAIAQGDAAGHQIPAARIGLSLGTCNGGILSLEKQWDLSALDEENTANYPFYQQGDDTARQLGVQGPVATLNTACAASGNAIGYASDMIRWGYADVMLAGGSDPLSHSVYAGFNVLRALNPLPSSPFGSRFGLNLGEGAAFVVLERLDAAAARGATIYAELCAYGLSNDAHHMTAPHPEGAGMQRAVDMALSLAQVAKQDIEYVNAHGTGTQANDRAEISGLKRSFGEQLTVPVSSSKAYFGHSLGTAAALELVTSLYAIKQGYVPATLHFDTAREGCEEADIIQHSMRPMRPKYIVSNNAAFGGHNVSLVLRTDLSEAAAPHTESPAQLAKRRVVITGLGAVGGGHIHQGSIVSWLAEDASSEASGASSFSLKEYDKSKYERRMNQLSQNTIGAALAALEDAQITEVEKEELGFIFGTARGSTDSISQYLESVFVKGPEYASSIYFPHTVINSIAGQTAEKLKLLGFNSSFSTGGNEGLTAALYAAGKIRESTLSSCLIGAGDECSALSSNIDRAKGLQASRFRMVEGSVCMVLCDAEQAVQRQSGIYAELSGFGTAYGAVPAGPQLEATLCRAVAEALNEAGIGIAQLDLILLNTVGRPGETEGERQALSSLSAADQSPPIISFNEYAGFGESYSSMLHLAAAAELVSRAAPASGAASGAYARLSVPQQTAQLQHILTVSSTVNGSYSAAVVSAWND from the coding sequence ATGAAGGAAAATGAACAGGCTCATCGTATAGCAGTAACGGGCATAGGGGTATTGTGTGCGCTGGGCAATGAGCCGCAGGCCGTTTTTGAGCGGATGTTTGCGTCAGAGACAGGGATTGGGAAAGTCACTCGCTTCAATACGGATGCGTTGTTAAGCTCGCTTGCCGGACAATTGGACGAATCGTGGCGGGAAGCGGCCTTCGCGGATACCGCAGAACAGTCGATGGACTGGTGTGCGCGATATGCGATTGCGGCTGCCAAGCAGGCACTGCATAGCAGCGGGCTTGCTATAGCGCAAGGAGATGCTGCTGGGCACCAGATCCCAGCCGCAAGAATTGGGCTGTCGCTTGGTACGTGCAACGGCGGCATATTATCGCTGGAGAAGCAATGGGATTTGTCGGCGCTGGATGAGGAGAATACAGCGAACTATCCTTTTTATCAGCAAGGGGATGATACTGCACGGCAGCTCGGCGTGCAGGGACCGGTGGCGACGTTAAATACGGCATGTGCCGCTAGTGGCAATGCAATCGGCTATGCCAGCGACATGATTCGCTGGGGATATGCTGATGTCATGCTCGCAGGCGGTTCAGATCCGCTGTCGCATAGTGTATATGCCGGATTTAATGTACTCCGGGCGCTTAATCCGCTGCCATCCTCGCCGTTTGGCAGCCGCTTTGGCCTGAATCTGGGCGAAGGCGCGGCATTTGTCGTGCTGGAGCGGCTGGACGCCGCAGCTGCGCGCGGGGCGACTATTTATGCGGAGCTGTGCGCATATGGGCTGAGTAATGATGCCCATCATATGACAGCGCCGCACCCGGAGGGCGCTGGGATGCAGCGGGCGGTAGATATGGCTCTGAGCCTGGCGCAGGTTGCCAAACAGGATATTGAATACGTGAATGCGCATGGCACCGGAACGCAGGCGAATGACCGCGCTGAAATTAGCGGTTTGAAACGCAGCTTTGGCGAGCAGCTGACCGTTCCGGTCAGCTCAAGCAAAGCGTATTTCGGGCACAGCCTAGGTACTGCTGCTGCACTAGAGCTTGTGACCTCGCTTTATGCGATCAAGCAAGGCTATGTGCCAGCAACGCTGCATTTTGACACAGCGCGCGAAGGCTGCGAAGAGGCAGATATCATTCAGCACAGCATGCGCCCCATGCGTCCAAAGTATATCGTCAGCAATAATGCTGCCTTTGGTGGACACAACGTGTCATTAGTGCTGCGTACTGACTTGAGCGAAGCCGCGGCGCCGCATACGGAAAGCCCGGCGCAGCTCGCCAAGCGGCGGGTTGTCATTACCGGGCTTGGTGCTGTTGGAGGCGGTCATATCCATCAGGGAAGCATCGTGAGTTGGCTTGCAGAGGACGCCTCCTCAGAAGCATCAGGCGCTTCCTCCTTTTCCTTGAAGGAATATGACAAAAGCAAATATGAGCGCAGAATGAATCAGCTGTCGCAAAATACGATTGGCGCGGCCCTTGCTGCACTGGAGGACGCACAAATAACCGAGGTGGAGAAGGAAGAGCTCGGCTTTATTTTTGGCACAGCCAGGGGCAGTACGGACAGCATTTCGCAATATTTGGAATCGGTGTTTGTGAAAGGGCCGGAATATGCGAGCAGCATCTATTTCCCCCATACCGTCATTAATTCAATTGCCGGGCAGACAGCGGAGAAGCTGAAGCTTCTGGGCTTCAACAGCTCCTTCAGCACGGGAGGCAATGAGGGCCTGACCGCTGCGCTGTATGCAGCAGGCAAAATCCGCGAGAGCACGCTATCCTCCTGCCTTATTGGAGCGGGAGATGAATGCTCGGCGCTGTCGAGCAATATTGACCGTGCGAAAGGCTTGCAGGCGAGCCGCTTCCGCATGGTGGAGGGCAGTGTATGTATGGTGCTTTGTGATGCGGAGCAAGCCGTGCAAAGGCAGTCCGGCATTTATGCCGAACTAAGCGGCTTTGGCACTGCTTATGGAGCAGTGCCAGCTGGTCCCCAACTTGAAGCGACGCTTTGCAGGGCGGTAGCGGAAGCATTAAATGAAGCGGGAATTGGTATAGCGCAGCTGGACCTGATTTTGCTGAATACGGTCGGCAGGCCTGGCGAAACGGAGGGCGAGCGTCAAGCGCTATCCTCATTAAGCGCAGCTGATCAGTCGCCGCCCATCATTAGCTTCAATGAATACGCCGGCTTTGGCGAATCCTACAGCTCGATGCTGCATTTGGCGGCGGCCGCGGAGCTTGTGAGCCGTGCAGCTCCCGCAAGTGGAGCAGCCAGCGGCGCATATGCCCGCCTTAGTGTGCCGCAGCAAACGGCCCAGCTTCAGCATATTTTAACGGTAAGCTCGACGGTCAACGGCAGTTATTCGGCGGCAGTTGTAAGCGCATGGAACGATTGA
- a CDS encoding GNAT family N-acetyltransferase, producing MYKIKRLAPDDRLKYKPLMFQWLYLQLEQSIRNGQGQSRFMLIGAEVGDAPVGLAVLELREGAGAQCAMLQCLFVDKRWRRKGIASSIMGEVRSLCLEKQAQSLEVYYYSGKSSTETIEAWLKKEGWTQPLCDAVVFHINSDIARASWLRERPLPSGLELFLWAEKKEHELKQSIEAADAVFPDFLSPFKTFAPLEPGNSLGLMSEQGIKGWSMTYRLTEDTILYDAVYIAPEYQQVGLAFHMLARSIRLQLEAGIPYGIFTVNRGTPVMMKLARQWLGPYSWKTSEKRICYLPLK from the coding sequence ATGTACAAGATCAAGAGATTAGCGCCTGATGACAGGTTGAAATACAAGCCGCTCATGTTTCAGTGGCTTTATTTGCAATTGGAGCAGAGTATCAGGAACGGCCAAGGGCAAAGCCGCTTTATGCTGATTGGAGCAGAAGTGGGGGATGCTCCGGTAGGTTTGGCTGTGCTGGAGCTGCGGGAAGGGGCAGGAGCACAGTGTGCGATGCTGCAATGCCTGTTCGTTGACAAACGTTGGCGCAGGAAGGGAATCGCCTCCTCCATCATGGGAGAAGTACGGAGCTTATGCCTCGAGAAGCAAGCCCAAAGCCTTGAGGTTTATTATTATTCCGGAAAGTCCTCTACGGAGACGATAGAAGCGTGGCTGAAAAAAGAAGGCTGGACACAGCCGTTATGCGATGCGGTTGTTTTCCATATCAATAGCGATATTGCCCGCGCAAGCTGGCTGCGGGAACGTCCTTTGCCAAGCGGCTTGGAGCTGTTTCTATGGGCGGAAAAGAAGGAACACGAGCTTAAACAATCGATTGAAGCAGCAGACGCTGTTTTTCCGGATTTTCTGTCGCCGTTCAAAACCTTTGCGCCTCTGGAGCCGGGCAACAGTCTTGGACTAATGTCGGAGCAGGGAATTAAGGGCTGGTCGATGACGTATCGGCTGACCGAGGATACGATTTTGTACGATGCGGTCTACATTGCACCTGAATATCAGCAGGTAGGCTTAGCTTTCCACATGCTGGCGAGGTCGATTCGGCTTCAATTGGAAGCGGGTATTCCTTACGGCATTTTTACGGTCAACCGGGGGACACCTGTTATGATGAAGCTCGCGCGGCAATGGCTTGGGCCTTATTCATGGAAGACGAGCGAGAAGCGTATTTGTTATTTGCCATTGAAGTAG
- a CDS encoding cation:dicarboxylase symporter family transporter has protein sequence MSVVSVLSFKWVKSFWMIMLCMLSGIATGLYAPGIAHSVADFGDLYLSFLKMCVIPIMMTAIISSIGSLFINSGAMKTIGRMCLVYAAALIISGMFGLIFGEVGHPGAGLPEQSKQVLGAIVNDSSSNGSPVEEEKSQGILLFLLDMIPSNIFTALMENNTLQILFFSVIVGVAVGMMRTRQGEDVLQLADVLFRAFQKAISWSMYALPFALFCMMAGQFATLNLDILPAMLKLIMMFYLVSIVLIIVSVAVLSLQLRQPVRVVIGALKESLILAFGTRNSIATVPSCMHALSKELNLQSHAIQLVVPIGMIMCRYSMVLIYTLGIAFTAQLYEYDFTIMQWMLVLVGAVLTSIAGAGSPGVVSIGMIAIIAGMLKLPAEVTIILLLAINPIIDPIITAANVSINCATASLLSARKETHVQDQEISA, from the coding sequence GTGTCGGTTGTGTCTGTTTTGTCATTCAAATGGGTCAAATCTTTCTGGATGATTATGCTGTGCATGTTGTCAGGTATTGCTACTGGCCTGTATGCGCCGGGAATCGCTCATTCGGTAGCGGATTTCGGCGATCTCTATTTATCCTTTTTGAAAATGTGTGTCATTCCGATTATGATGACCGCCATTATTTCCAGCATCGGCAGCTTATTCATCAATAGCGGCGCCATGAAAACAATTGGACGCATGTGCCTCGTCTATGCCGCTGCACTTATCATTTCCGGCATGTTCGGGCTGATTTTTGGAGAGGTGGGCCATCCGGGGGCAGGCTTGCCTGAGCAATCGAAGCAGGTGCTGGGTGCGATTGTCAATGACTCCAGTTCCAATGGATCGCCAGTGGAAGAGGAGAAATCGCAAGGCATTTTGTTGTTTTTGCTCGACATGATCCCGTCCAATATTTTTACAGCCCTGATGGAAAATAATACGCTGCAAATTTTATTTTTCTCCGTCATCGTTGGCGTAGCCGTCGGCATGATGCGAACGAGACAAGGGGAAGATGTGCTGCAGCTTGCAGACGTTTTGTTCCGTGCTTTTCAGAAGGCGATTTCCTGGTCGATGTACGCGCTGCCGTTTGCTTTATTCTGCATGATGGCCGGACAGTTTGCTACTTTGAACTTGGACATTTTGCCTGCCATGCTGAAGCTGATTATGATGTTTTATCTCGTTAGCATCGTACTAATTATCGTTTCCGTCGCCGTACTGTCCCTACAATTGCGCCAGCCTGTCAGGGTGGTCATCGGCGCTTTAAAGGAGTCGCTCATTTTAGCATTTGGCACGAGAAACAGCATTGCTACCGTTCCATCCTGTATGCACGCTTTAAGCAAAGAGCTTAATTTGCAGTCGCACGCGATTCAACTGGTTGTACCGATTGGCATGATTATGTGCCGTTACAGCATGGTGCTTATCTATACGCTGGGCATTGCATTTACCGCTCAATTGTATGAATACGATTTTACGATCATGCAGTGGATGCTGGTGCTGGTGGGGGCTGTATTGACTTCTATCGCAGGTGCCGGTTCTCCGGGCGTCGTATCGATTGGCATGATTGCCATTATAGCAGGGATGCTGAAGCTTCCGGCCGAAGTAACGATCATTTTATTGCTGGCGATCAACCCGATTATCGATCCCATTATTACGGCGGCTAATGTATCCATTAACTGCGCTACGGCTTCACTTCTGTCAGCCAGAAAGGAAACACATGTACAAGATCAAGAGATTAGCGCCTGA